Proteins from a genomic interval of Dama dama isolate Ldn47 chromosome 1, ASM3311817v1, whole genome shotgun sequence:
- the LOC133055260 gene encoding olfactory receptor 4A47-like, giving the protein MESRNNVTYFVLLGLTQNPKEQKILFVLFLFIYLLTLVGNLLIIVTIAVSKTLNSPMYFFLASLSCMDVTYSTSITPRLISELLFGGKSISFDSCMTQLFTEHFFAGSGVFLLLVMAYDHYVAICKPLHYLVIMRQKVCIVLLAVSWVGGFLHSVIQLSTISWLPFCGPNVIDHYMCDMYPLLELVCADTHVTGVLVVANGGLICTLVLLLLLVSYGVILHSLKNLSQEGRRKALQTCGCHLTVVVCFFVPCIFMYARPAKTFPIDKSVSVFYTIITPMLNPLIYSLRNSELTNAMKKLWRRNIISHIK; this is encoded by the coding sequence ATGGAATCAAGAAATAATGTAACCTACTTTGTCCTTCTGGGTCTCACACAGAATCCAAAGGAGCAGAaaatcctttttgttttgttcctgttCATATATCTCTTGACTCTGGTGGGCAACCTTCTTATTATAGTGACTATAGCTGTCAGTAAGACCCTGAACTCACCAATGTACTTTTTTCTTGCCAGcttatcatgtatggatgtcactTACTCCACTTCTATTACTCCCAGATTGATTTCAGAGTTATTATTTGGGGGGAAAAGCATATCCTTTGACTCCTGTATGACTCAGCTGTTTACAGAGCACTTTTTTGCTGGATCCGGGGTCTTCCTTCTGctggtgatggcctatgaccactatgtggccatctgtaagcccttGCATTATCTGGTGATCATGAGGCAGAAGGTTTGCATTGTGCTGCTGGCGGTGTCCTGGGTTGGAGGTTTTCTGCACTCAGTGATTCAACTTAGCACTATTTCTTGGCTCCCATTCTGTGGCCCCAATGTCATTGATCATTATATGTGTGACATGTATCCGTTATTGGAACTCGTCTGTGCTGACACCCATGTCACTGGCGTCTTAGTTGTGGCCAATGGAGGACTGATCTGCACTCTTGTGCTTCTGCTCTTACTCGTCTCCTACGGAGTCATCCTGCACTCTCTGaagaacctgagtcaggaagggaggCGGAAAGCCctgcagacctgtggttgccaccTCACCGTGGTTGTCTGCTTCTTTGTTCCCTGCATTTTCATGTATGCAAGACCTGCTAAGACCTTCCCCATTGACAAATCTGTGAGTGTGTTTTATACAATCATAACCCCCATGCTGAACCCATTAATCTATAGTCTAAGAAATTCTGAGTTGACTAATGCTATGAAGAAGCTCTGGAGAAGAAACATCATATCTCATATTAAATAA